A genomic segment from Pediococcus acidilactici encodes:
- a CDS encoding RluA family pseudouridine synthase: MRYRIENNLEEIISAQKVLQRLGASQRLMQKIRQDGRLVDENERTVALKDKIMPFEPFWIELPDEKSDPEVPASDQPLDIIYEDDNWLVVNKPAGLTAVPGPSNRTDTLVNRIKGHWQANGAVNLVPHLITRLDRFTSGVTLVARHQVANSLLSEQVRHRKIKKAYLALVDGVVSAEKGTFNQPLGLADDGIHREVQEGGQNATTSFKVVERFANQTLVQVHLKTGRTHQIRVHFANAGHPLVGDQLYGGPMDRGIERQALHAQSIRFFDPFTNQKLSFTAPLPVDLQEIGM, translated from the coding sequence ATGCGATACCGAATTGAAAATAATTTAGAAGAAATCATTAGCGCACAAAAGGTTTTACAACGGTTAGGAGCCAGCCAGCGGCTAATGCAAAAAATCCGGCAGGACGGTCGGTTAGTTGATGAAAACGAACGGACGGTGGCGTTGAAGGATAAAATTATGCCCTTTGAGCCCTTTTGGATTGAATTGCCAGACGAAAAATCCGACCCGGAAGTGCCGGCTAGCGACCAACCCTTGGATATTATTTATGAGGATGATAACTGGTTGGTGGTCAATAAACCAGCGGGATTAACCGCGGTTCCCGGGCCAAGCAACCGGACGGATACCCTGGTCAACCGAATTAAGGGCCATTGGCAGGCTAACGGGGCGGTGAATTTAGTGCCCCACTTAATTACCCGACTAGATCGTTTCACTAGTGGGGTTACCTTAGTTGCCCGTCACCAAGTGGCAAATAGTTTATTAAGCGAACAAGTTCGCCACCGAAAAATTAAGAAGGCTTACCTTGCCCTAGTAGACGGAGTCGTTAGTGCAGAAAAGGGAACTTTTAACCAACCATTAGGCTTAGCTGATGACGGAATCCACCGGGAAGTGCAAGAAGGAGGGCAAAACGCCACGACAAGCTTCAAAGTCGTGGAACGCTTTGCGAACCAGACCTTGGTACAGGTGCACTTGAAAACGGGACGGACTCATCAAATCCGGGTTCATTTTGCAAACGCGGGACACCCGTTAGTGGGCGACCAACTTTACGGTGGGCCGATGGATCGCGGGATTGAGCGGCAAGCGTTGCACGCCCAATCCATCCGCTTTTTTGATCCGTTTACGAACCAAAAACTATCATTTACGGCTCCATTGCCCGTTGATTTACAAGAAATCGGGATGTAG
- a CDS encoding folate family ECF transporter S component produces the protein MKDFFSIKGVFSVRNLTMMALLAALDVVLARYTTIHLTPQFTLVSFEYIPSAIVAGLFGPWAGIVFGLVSDTVGYFSNPVGPYLPVWAISAMVGNVIQSIFLYQGKFDWWRILIARLLVMVVVIMGLNFIWQSIYFGAAAAAYYNSARIISNLIQLPIQVILIRVFGQLSLRIVTRMNASRQSV, from the coding sequence ATGAAGGATTTTTTTAGTATTAAGGGTGTTTTTTCCGTGCGAAACCTAACCATGATGGCTTTGTTGGCGGCTTTAGATGTTGTGTTGGCTCGTTACACGACTATTCATCTAACGCCCCAGTTCACCTTGGTTAGTTTCGAATATATTCCATCGGCCATCGTTGCCGGTTTGTTTGGCCCGTGGGCCGGAATTGTATTTGGGTTAGTTAGCGACACGGTCGGTTACTTCTCTAACCCGGTTGGCCCATACCTTCCCGTCTGGGCCATTAGCGCCATGGTCGGTAACGTTATTCAGTCGATTTTCTTATACCAAGGCAAATTTGACTGGTGGCGAATTTTGATTGCCCGCCTGTTGGTCATGGTGGTGGTTATCATGGGACTAAACTTTATTTGGCAATCGATTTACTTTGGCGCGGCCGCGGCTGCGTATTATAATTCCGCGCGGATTATCAGCAACCTTATTCAATTGCCAATTCAAGTAATCCTTATCCGGGTCTTCGGTCAACTATCGTTACGAATCGTAACCCGCATGAATGCTAGTCGGCAATCCGTTTAA
- a CDS encoding purine permease codes for MKEFESQVLQEERLSTPKTILLAFQHLLAMYAGDILIPLLIGAALKFNAQQMTYLISVDIFMCGVATFLQIKRTPLTGIALPVVLGSAVEYLAPMEHIGNTFGWDYMYGGVIAAGIFVFLISGLFARLRKFFPVVVTGALITLIGFTLIPVAFQNIGGGNVADPHFGSASNLILGFVTALIIILIQVFTHGFIKRISVLIGIVVGSLIAVLMGLIDPTPISQASWLKIPLPFYFATPKFEWSSILTMLLAAVTCMIESTGVYFALADITERKLTADDLKRGYRSEGIAAILGGIFNTFPYSTFSQNVGIVQLSGIKKLRPIYFSAGMLLILGLIPKFSAIATLIPTSVLGGAMLVMFGMVGAQGIKMLAAVDMTVNNLLVIAVSIGIGLGVTTQPTLFHILPATVQTILDNGMVVGCVTAIIMNLLLNGTKGLDVDSEQKAG; via the coding sequence ATGAAGGAATTTGAGTCGCAAGTTTTACAAGAAGAACGACTGTCAACACCAAAGACAATTTTATTGGCTTTTCAGCATTTACTAGCAATGTACGCGGGGGATATTTTAATCCCGCTTTTAATTGGGGCAGCGTTGAAATTTAACGCCCAACAAATGACGTATTTAATTTCCGTGGACATCTTTATGTGCGGAGTGGCGACCTTCTTACAAATTAAGCGTACGCCGCTCACCGGGATTGCCTTACCTGTGGTGTTAGGATCGGCGGTGGAATACTTAGCGCCGATGGAACACATTGGGAACACCTTCGGTTGGGATTATATGTACGGAGGAGTAATTGCCGCTGGAATTTTCGTCTTCTTGATTAGCGGGCTCTTTGCACGGTTACGAAAATTTTTCCCGGTGGTGGTAACCGGTGCGTTGATTACCCTGATTGGGTTTACGTTAATCCCGGTCGCCTTTCAAAATATCGGGGGCGGGAACGTCGCGGATCCTCACTTTGGTAGTGCTAGCAACTTGATTTTAGGTTTTGTAACTGCATTAATTATTATTTTGATTCAGGTTTTCACGCACGGATTTATCAAACGAATCTCGGTTTTAATTGGGATCGTGGTAGGATCCTTAATCGCCGTATTAATGGGATTAATTGATCCAACACCGATTAGCCAAGCAAGTTGGTTAAAAATTCCGCTGCCGTTTTACTTTGCGACTCCGAAGTTTGAATGGTCTTCTATCTTAACGATGTTGTTGGCTGCGGTAACTTGTATGATTGAATCTACCGGTGTTTACTTTGCATTAGCCGACATTACCGAACGAAAACTAACGGCGGATGATTTAAAGCGCGGTTACCGCTCGGAAGGGATTGCTGCAATCCTAGGCGGAATCTTTAACACTTTCCCGTACTCGACCTTTTCCCAAAACGTGGGGATTGTGCAACTATCCGGAATTAAAAAATTGCGCCCAATTTATTTTTCAGCAGGGATGTTATTAATTTTAGGTTTGATTCCAAAGTTTAGTGCGATTGCAACGTTAATTCCAACATCGGTACTTGGCGGTGCAATGCTGGTAATGTTTGGCATGGTGGGGGCCCAAGGAATTAAGATGCTGGCAGCGGTTGATATGACGGTTAACAACTTGCTAGTAATTGCGGTCTCGATTGGAATTGGCTTGGGGGTAACCACTCAACCAACCTTATTCCACATTTTGCCAGCAACCGTGCAAACCATTTTAGATAACGGGATGGTGGTTGGATGTGTGACGGCGATCATCATGAATCTTCTATTGAACGGGACGAAAGGACTGGACGTAGATAGTGAGCAAAAAGCTGGATAG
- a CDS encoding C69 family dipeptidase → MNKRIHGSCTTILVGKKASIDGSTIISRNDDGHEALDPQRFVAVNPDEQPQNYRAVISGVEIKLPDNPLRYTSMPNSILTNGIWPAAGINSENVAMSATETITTNSRILGIDPYVEGGIGEEDIVTLVLPYIHSAREGVLRMGKLLEEYGTYEPNGIAFSDNEEVWWLETIGGHHWAAVRIPDDAYVVAPNRMNIDHFDFDSEDTLCSADLKDLIEKYHLNPDYDGYNFRHIFGSASIKDTVYNNPRTWYGQKYFNPEIEHDPMDQDLPFICHADKKISIEDVKFVLSSHFENTEYDPYGNGTEDQKKLFRPIGINRNHNVHILQIRNDVPAEIAGIHWLAYGANTFNTVVPFYANVNDTPDVYKNATGTFDLNNMYWLSCTTALLGDTDYDLYVDLRNTFELEAMGAYRHIQNETDQNFATQSDPVKYLEAANEKLAHESFTRQTKLLGEMVTLGSAHMKLRYNLND, encoded by the coding sequence ATGAACAAACGCATTCACGGTTCTTGTACCACTATTTTAGTTGGTAAAAAAGCCTCCATCGACGGTTCAACGATCATTTCGCGGAACGACGACGGCCACGAAGCCCTCGATCCCCAACGTTTTGTCGCTGTTAATCCCGATGAACAACCGCAAAATTATCGTGCCGTAATCAGTGGAGTTGAGATTAAGCTTCCCGACAACCCGTTACGTTACACTTCCATGCCAAATTCCATTTTAACGAACGGAATTTGGCCCGCAGCCGGCATTAACAGCGAAAACGTCGCAATGTCTGCTACCGAAACCATTACTACTAATTCCCGTATCCTCGGAATTGACCCTTACGTAGAAGGTGGGATTGGTGAAGAAGACATTGTTACGCTAGTTTTACCATACATCCACAGCGCCCGGGAAGGCGTTTTACGAATGGGCAAACTCCTAGAAGAGTATGGAACCTACGAACCTAACGGAATTGCCTTTTCAGACAACGAAGAAGTTTGGTGGCTTGAAACCATCGGCGGACACCACTGGGCTGCAGTTCGCATCCCTGATGATGCCTACGTAGTTGCACCTAACCGGATGAACATCGACCACTTTGATTTTGACTCGGAAGATACCTTATGCTCGGCAGATTTGAAGGATTTGATTGAAAAATACCACCTTAACCCTGATTACGACGGGTACAACTTCCGCCACATTTTCGGTAGTGCATCGATTAAAGACACGGTTTACAACAACCCGCGGACTTGGTACGGACAAAAATACTTCAATCCCGAAATCGAACACGACCCAATGGACCAAGACTTGCCATTCATTTGCCATGCGGACAAGAAGATTTCAATTGAAGACGTTAAGTTTGTCTTGAGTTCGCATTTTGAAAATACGGAATACGATCCTTACGGTAACGGTACCGAAGACCAAAAGAAACTCTTCCGGCCAATCGGAATCAACCGGAACCACAACGTGCACATTTTACAAATCCGTAACGATGTGCCCGCTGAAATCGCTGGAATTCATTGGCTAGCTTACGGCGCCAACACGTTTAATACGGTGGTTCCGTTCTACGCGAACGTCAACGACACTCCGGACGTTTATAAAAACGCCACCGGCACGTTTGACCTTAACAACATGTACTGGTTAAGCTGTACGACCGCCCTCCTTGGAGATACCGACTACGATTTGTACGTCGACCTCCGCAACACCTTCGAACTTGAAGCAATGGGTGCGTACCGGCACATCCAAAACGAAACTGACCAAAACTTCGCTACGCAAAGCGATCCAGTGAAGTATCTGGAAGCAGCTAACGAAAAATTAGCTCACGAATCCTTCACTCGTCAAACTAAGTTACTTGGTGAAATGGTCACCTTGGGCTCAGCACACATGAAGTTAAGATATAACTTGAACGACTAG
- a CDS encoding ABC transporter permease, translated as MNKLMIIAKQVLKKNVTSFSWWSLVLLPLIIAGIMVGIGIYSGHKDSKATVAVVAPPEIVKELSATQHVDLRYREYSTKKDAERALKSTKVDGILTIDAHMQHSKLTINKKGADVEEDDVQQDLAVLNTANTAKALGLSQQQLAQLLRTPELTTKTVSLKKGRVTTVNSGNRQLKMIVAQLIALPMYIFLISYGNVIAQEIGTEKGSRIEESILTAVKAKTQFYGKLLGVGLLTLIHLLVYLLVGVVVWLTSGQSGKLHNLISQIPWHEIDLLFLSISIGFFILGVFTYAILAALCGSLVTNQEQIAQAAVPATLIAMFGFFAAIQAPDSQGMVTTVLSYLPFTSPMVMPVRYGVDQASLTAAGVAGGINVIFLLAFCWLSAKAYERNVLVYNNEGIFKAFRRSLQMKRK; from the coding sequence ATGAATAAATTAATGATTATCGCGAAGCAAGTTTTAAAAAAGAACGTCACCAGTTTTTCTTGGTGGTCGCTGGTTTTATTGCCGCTGATTATAGCTGGAATCATGGTAGGAATCGGTATTTATAGTGGCCATAAAGACTCTAAAGCTACCGTGGCAGTGGTGGCTCCGCCGGAAATCGTGAAGGAGCTTTCTGCTACGCAGCACGTGGATTTGCGCTACCGGGAGTACTCTACTAAAAAAGATGCTGAACGGGCATTAAAAAGTACTAAAGTTGATGGGATTCTGACCATCGATGCACACATGCAGCATTCAAAATTAACGATTAATAAAAAAGGTGCTGACGTTGAAGAAGACGATGTGCAACAAGACTTAGCGGTTTTGAATACGGCCAATACGGCTAAAGCGCTGGGGCTAAGTCAGCAACAGTTGGCTCAGCTGTTACGAACGCCGGAGCTAACTACGAAAACGGTTAGCCTTAAGAAGGGACGGGTGACCACGGTTAACTCCGGTAACCGACAGTTAAAGATGATCGTGGCCCAACTGATTGCGTTGCCGATGTACATTTTCTTAATTAGTTACGGAAACGTCATTGCCCAAGAAATTGGTACTGAAAAAGGTTCCCGAATTGAAGAATCAATTTTAACCGCAGTGAAGGCGAAGACCCAATTTTACGGTAAATTGCTTGGCGTGGGGCTGTTGACGTTAATTCACCTACTGGTTTATCTGTTAGTCGGGGTGGTGGTTTGGTTAACCAGCGGTCAATCCGGCAAGTTGCACAATTTAATTAGCCAAATTCCGTGGCACGAAATCGATCTGCTTTTCCTCAGTATTTCAATTGGCTTTTTCATCCTGGGAGTTTTTACGTACGCAATTTTAGCGGCCCTTTGCGGTTCGTTGGTTACCAACCAAGAACAAATTGCGCAAGCGGCGGTGCCGGCAACTTTGATTGCGATGTTTGGTTTCTTTGCGGCAATCCAAGCTCCGGATAGCCAAGGAATGGTAACGACGGTTTTAAGTTACCTACCGTTTACCAGCCCGATGGTGATGCCGGTGCGTTACGGCGTTGATCAAGCAAGTCTGACCGCGGCTGGCGTGGCTGGAGGCATTAACGTTATTTTTTTATTGGCCTTTTGCTGGTTGAGCGCTAAAGCTTACGAACGTAACGTGCTCGTTTATAATAACGAAGGAATCTTTAAGGCGTTTCGGCGTAGTTTACAAATGAAACGCAAATAG
- a CDS encoding ABC transporter ATP-binding protein, with the protein MLSIDHVSKYFGTHCAVNDETFEVRPGEILGLIGQNGAGKTTTFRMILDFLTPDEGEISWDGQPISQLKRDWIGYLPEERGLYPKMTIEQQVLFFGQLHGMKKRAILTQLDEWMDRFQVKGNRKEKIKNLSKGNQQKVQLIAALIFMPKLAILDEPFSGLDPVNAGLLKEGIRFLRQNGTAIIFSSHDMTNIEDLSDQLVMLKDGQVVLNGKVNEIRQRFGDTRVYLRTDRFTATDLAAVPGVQRVTTRAGRLVLELTEPTVGHQIFELVTRDGYLQEFSQQPPTLDEIFKIKAGDPE; encoded by the coding sequence ATGTTATCAATTGACCACGTTAGTAAATACTTTGGAACACACTGTGCCGTCAACGACGAAACTTTTGAGGTTCGCCCTGGTGAAATTTTAGGGTTGATTGGGCAAAACGGAGCGGGGAAAACAACTACGTTTCGGATGATTTTAGATTTTTTAACGCCTGACGAAGGAGAAATTAGTTGGGATGGTCAGCCGATTAGCCAGCTAAAACGGGATTGGATCGGGTATCTTCCAGAAGAACGGGGATTATATCCTAAAATGACTATTGAACAGCAAGTCTTGTTTTTCGGTCAGTTGCACGGAATGAAAAAGCGGGCTATTTTAACTCAGTTGGACGAATGGATGGACCGGTTTCAGGTGAAGGGAAATCGTAAAGAGAAAATCAAGAATTTATCAAAAGGAAACCAACAAAAAGTTCAGTTAATTGCGGCGTTAATTTTCATGCCTAAACTAGCGATCCTTGATGAACCTTTTTCGGGGCTGGATCCGGTAAATGCGGGATTATTGAAGGAAGGGATTCGGTTTTTACGCCAAAATGGAACCGCGATTATCTTTTCAAGCCACGACATGACGAATATCGAAGATCTATCGGACCAGTTGGTAATGTTAAAAGATGGTCAGGTAGTTCTCAATGGGAAGGTTAACGAAATTCGCCAACGCTTTGGGGATACGCGAGTGTATCTGCGTACGGACCGATTTACGGCGACAGATTTGGCAGCTGTTCCGGGAGTTCAGCGAGTTACTACGCGGGCGGGCCGGTTAGTTTTAGAACTAACGGAACCCACAGTTGGCCATCAAATTTTTGAACTGGTAACGCGTGATGGTTATCTACAAGAATTTAGTCAACAACCGCCTACTTTAGACGAGATTTTTAAGATTAAGGCTGGTGACCCGGAATGA
- a CDS encoding helix-turn-helix domain-containing protein, with the protein MSANINIGKLIKQVRKESGLTQEELAEKSDLSVNFISRIERTDNQNISWKNIEAIAAALGLNTVELLQVNENRQQHRGLYLTKLMRILEDMNELEAEELSKNIIDIIELLQPKSNG; encoded by the coding sequence ATGAGTGCAAATATAAATATTGGAAAATTAATTAAACAAGTTCGTAAGGAGAGCGGCTTAACTCAAGAAGAATTAGCTGAAAAAAGTGATTTATCAGTCAACTTCATTTCGCGAATTGAAAGAACCGATAACCAAAACATTAGTTGGAAGAATATTGAAGCAATTGCGGCTGCATTGGGCTTAAACACCGTCGAACTTTTGCAGGTCAATGAAAACCGTCAGCAGCATCGGGGATTATATTTAACTAAGTTAATGCGTATTTTAGAAGATATGAATGAGTTAGAAGCAGAAGAGTTATCTAAGAATATTATCGACATTATTGAATTGTTACAACCTAAAAGCAACGGTTAG
- a CDS encoding BspA family leucine-rich repeat surface protein, which translates to MYKSGKKWLVAAIVAGGMATAGSVASANADEVATANAPAQAPQTEQVQETTPAAASTAVKVDSSAAKVASTASNAAANSSAPSSSTVSTPVVDKSTEKDSQTTKNAVVDDKKDINESTAQSSENSQKDIKNNDVTKESTKSVQDSKKDSGTVGTVNWTLDNQGTLHLNSGHLDMVYGDKEWNKKDVNVIQFDGDVYWDTMPSYTERYFGGYDNLTRIVNADKLHFGEDLDTIDFSINPQLKTIEGIEKWDTSHLKNLNSIFMGDTSLNDLDLSNWNTSQVTDMVYTFADCTSLSKLNVTGWDVSKVEDFGNMFQDTASLTKLDLSSWKTAQINGVHGTHEYIGMFDGSSIEDLDVSGLRIDRVMDLSYCDYLKSVKIGPVNPGADFYIGYKQDQKWRVGSTGKVYTYDEIEDFLNKNGSDKAETYTLVTNDDNQPNNDKDDSHSNNSGQNDGKNDTNNNKPDQNDGKNDTDNNKPDQNDGKNDADNNKPDQNDGKNDADSNKPDQNDGKDNADSNKADQNDGKNDADSNKPDQNNGKNNADSNQPSQNDGKDNAGNNSSNANDVDNGKHANGNGAAVNNGQATDTNNQQNGGAIVDPNGGINNDNAGAQSNAVFAPQDRANGQTRSNQASAKTLPQTNEKKQSTTLLSVIGLAMLSLLAVVGLVKKQRKN; encoded by the coding sequence ATGTATAAGAGTGGTAAAAAATGGCTTGTTGCAGCAATCGTTGCCGGGGGAATGGCAACAGCTGGTAGCGTGGCAAGTGCGAACGCCGATGAAGTCGCAACGGCTAACGCTCCAGCACAAGCCCCACAAACTGAACAAGTTCAAGAAACCACACCGGCCGCAGCGAGCACGGCTGTTAAAGTGGATAGTAGTGCTGCAAAAGTGGCTAGTACGGCATCAAATGCAGCAGCTAACTCGTCAGCTCCAAGTAGTAGCACAGTCTCAACACCAGTAGTGGATAAGTCGACTGAAAAAGATAGCCAAACTACAAAAAATGCGGTTGTGGATGATAAGAAAGATATAAATGAATCTACAGCTCAAAGTTCTGAAAATAGCCAAAAGGATATAAAGAATAATGATGTAACTAAGGAATCCACAAAAAGTGTGCAAGACAGTAAAAAAGATTCCGGTACAGTAGGTACGGTAAATTGGACCCTTGATAACCAAGGAACTTTACATCTAAATAGTGGTCATCTAGACATGGTATACGGTGACAAAGAGTGGAACAAAAAAGATGTAAATGTTATTCAGTTTGATGGTGACGTTTATTGGGATACGATGCCATCGTATACGGAAAGATATTTTGGCGGTTACGATAACCTAACAAGAATTGTAAATGCAGACAAATTACACTTTGGAGAAGACTTAGATACTATTGACTTTTCAATAAACCCACAATTAAAAACAATTGAAGGAATTGAAAAATGGGATACAAGTCACTTGAAAAACTTGAACTCCATCTTCATGGGTGACACGAGTTTAAATGATTTGGATCTTTCGAATTGGAATACTAGTCAAGTCACTGATATGGTGTATACGTTTGCTGATTGTACCTCATTAAGCAAATTGAATGTTACGGGCTGGGACGTATCTAAAGTAGAAGATTTTGGTAATATGTTTCAAGACACTGCTAGCTTAACTAAGTTAGATTTAAGTAGTTGGAAAACTGCACAAATCAACGGCGTTCATGGTACTCATGAGTATATAGGCATGTTTGATGGTTCAAGTATTGAAGACTTAGATGTGAGTGGGCTTCGCATTGATAGAGTTATGGATTTATCTTATTGCGACTATTTAAAGAGTGTTAAGATTGGTCCGGTTAACCCAGGTGCAGATTTTTATATAGGGTATAAACAAGACCAAAAATGGAGGGTTGGAAGTACGGGAAAGGTTTATACTTATGATGAAATTGAAGACTTCCTCAATAAAAACGGTAGTGACAAAGCAGAGACGTATACGTTAGTTACAAACGACGATAATCAACCAAACAACGATAAAGACGACTCTCATAGCAATAATTCAGGTCAGAATGATGGCAAGAATGATACCAACAACAATAAGCCGGACCAAAATGATGGCAAAAACGATACTGACAACAATAAGCCGGACCAAAATGATGGCAAAAACGATGCTGACAACAATAAGCCGGACCAAAATGATGGCAAAAACGATGCTGACAGTAATAAGCCGGATCAAAATGATGGCAAAGACAATGCTGACAGTAATAAGGCAGACCAAAATGATGGCAAAAACGATGCTGACAGTAATAAGCCAGACCAAAATAACGGAAAAAACAATGCTGACAGCAATCAACCAAGCCAAAATGATGGTAAGGATAATGCCGGCAACAATTCATCAAATGCAAATGATGTAGATAATGGAAAGCACGCTAATGGCAACGGCGCTGCTGTAAACAATGGGCAAGCAACCGACACTAACAACCAACAAAACGGTGGAGCAATCGTTGATCCTAATGGTGGTATTAACAACGATAATGCTGGTGCCCAATCCAATGCTGTGTTTGCGCCACAAGATCGTGCGAACGGCCAAACTCGTTCTAACCAAGCATCTGCCAAGACTTTGCCACAAACAAATGAAAAGAAACAATCCACAACTTTGCTTAGCGTAATTGGCTTAGCAATGTTAAGTCTATTGGCGGTAGTTGGCTTGGTTAAGAAACAACGTAAAAACTAG
- a CDS encoding redox-sensing transcriptional repressor Rex, giving the protein MANFKLSIPTTRRLPLYYRYLRRLSDQKVEKVSSAMLAEYLQIDAATIRRDFSYFGQMGRRGYGYDVQKLLELFDDALRQDINANVALVGVGNLGRALLNFKFHRVGNARITAAFDINPELVNTVQNQVPVYDIKDLKEQIEEQQITVAILAVPAEKAQEITEQLLEAGVQGILNFTTVPLSVPEKVIVQDVDLSVELQSLIYGINRREIEELD; this is encoded by the coding sequence ATGGCTAATTTTAAACTTTCAATTCCGACCACCCGTCGGTTACCCTTGTATTACCGCTATTTGCGGCGATTATCAGACCAAAAAGTAGAAAAAGTTTCATCAGCAATGCTGGCGGAATATTTGCAAATTGACGCAGCGACCATTCGGCGGGACTTTTCTTACTTTGGACAAATGGGCCGACGCGGATACGGTTATGATGTCCAAAAACTTTTGGAACTGTTTGACGACGCGTTGAGACAGGATATTAACGCAAACGTTGCCTTAGTTGGGGTCGGAAATCTAGGACGCGCTTTATTAAACTTCAAGTTCCACCGGGTTGGTAATGCGCGGATTACCGCGGCGTTTGATATTAATCCTGAACTAGTGAACACGGTTCAAAACCAAGTTCCGGTTTACGATATTAAGGACTTGAAGGAACAGATTGAGGAACAACAAATTACGGTTGCAATCCTCGCGGTTCCCGCAGAAAAAGCACAAGAAATTACGGAACAGCTTTTAGAAGCTGGGGTTCAAGGAATTTTGAACTTTACCACGGTGCCGTTAAGCGTACCGGAAAAGGTAATTGTGCAAGACGTGGACCTTTCTGTAGAATTACAATCATTAATCTATGGAATCAACCGTCGGGAAATCGAAGAATTAGATTAA